A single Armatimonadia bacterium DNA region contains:
- a CDS encoding sugar phosphate isomerase/epimerase family protein translates to MQLAAITHHAPTAPEGIRALGAAGATAVEIFLASKSHFDPTDPAQVEQVKQALAETGLTPAVAHLCFGPSFDISTPEEAVRERILEALVHEMRVAAGLGCITAILHPASRCEDPKAFQARLLVAAQSLKQLMPVAEDLGLDIAVENMLPRNPGAHIEDLLALLEAVPSPRLGFCCDTGHAFITGVPVDEMIRGFGDRLFAVHWQDNDGSGDQHVIPGKGAMAWEPFYEGLEAVGYSRPITLEATNGTMILSEFVRLAQLALDERRGLYV, encoded by the coding sequence ATGCAGTTGGCCGCCATTACACACCACGCTCCGACCGCACCGGAGGGCATCCGTGCCCTTGGCGCAGCCGGTGCTACCGCCGTCGAGATCTTCCTTGCCAGCAAGTCGCACTTCGACCCGACCGACCCCGCGCAGGTTGAGCAGGTCAAGCAGGCACTGGCTGAGACCGGCCTCACACCGGCCGTCGCTCACCTTTGCTTTGGCCCTTCCTTCGATATCTCCACCCCCGAGGAGGCTGTGCGCGAGAGGATTCTGGAGGCCCTCGTCCACGAGATGCGCGTAGCGGCCGGCCTGGGCTGCATCACCGCTATCCTCCATCCGGCCTCGCGCTGCGAAGACCCGAAGGCCTTCCAGGCGCGCCTTCTCGTCGCCGCTCAGTCCCTCAAGCAGCTCATGCCGGTCGCAGAGGACCTTGGCCTCGACATCGCCGTCGAGAACATGCTCCCGCGGAACCCCGGCGCCCATATCGAGGACCTTCTCGCCCTGCTGGAGGCTGTTCCCTCACCGCGCCTGGGCTTCTGCTGCGATACCGGGCACGCTTTCATCACCGGCGTCCCGGTGGATGAGATGATCCGCGGCTTCGGTGACCGCCTCTTCGCCGTCCACTGGCAGGACAACGACGGCAGCGGCGACCAACATGTCATCCCCGGCAAGGGCGCCATGGCCTGGGAGCCCTTCTACGAGGGACTGGAGGCCGTCGGCTACTCGCGTCCAATCACCCTTGAAGCAACCAACGGTACAATGATCCTGTCGGAGTTCGTCCGTCTTGCCCAGCTTGCCCTTGACGAGCGTCGCGGGCTGTACGTCTAG